A stretch of Larus michahellis chromosome Z, bLarMic1.1, whole genome shotgun sequence DNA encodes these proteins:
- the ALDH7A1 gene encoding alpha-aminoadipic semialdehyde dehydrogenase, with protein MLGLCRAAAALLPLRAGFPAAAMSTLLVSQPRYAWLRELGLQEENPGVYNGRWGGRGQVVTTYCPANNEPIASVRQASLEDYEETVKKAKEAWKVWADIPAPKRGEIVRQIGDALRQKIKVLGSLVSLEMGKIFVEGVGEVQEYVDVCDYAVGLSRMIGGPILPSERPGHALIEQWNPVGLVGIITAFNFPVAVYGWNSAIAMICGNACLWKGAPTTSLISVAVTKIIAKVLEDNKVPGAICSLVCGGADIGTAMARDERMDLLSFTGSTKVGKQVALMVQERFGRSLLELGGNNAIIVFEDADLNLVIPSALFAAVGTAGQRCTTARRLFLHESIHDEVVTKLAKAYAQVRIGDPWDSDTLYGPLHTKEAVKMFLDAVEQAKQQGGSVVYGGKVINRPGNYVEPTIVTGLPHNAPIVHTETFAPILYVLKFKEEEEVFAWNNEVKQGLSSSIFTKDLGRIFRWLGPKGSDCGIVNVNIPTSGAEIGGAFGGEKHTGGGRESGSDSWKLYMRRSTCTINYSKDLPLAQGIKFQ; from the exons ATGCTGGGGTTGTGCCGCGCTGCCGCCGCGCTTCTGCCGCTGCGTGCTGGGTTCCCGGCGGCCGCCATGTCTACCCTGCTGGTCAGCCAGCCGCGCTACGcctggctgcgggagctgggCCTGCAGGAGGAGAACCCGGGCGTCTACAACGGGCGCTGGGGCGGCCGCGGACag GTGGTGACGACCTACTGCCCCGCCAACAACGAGCCCATAGCCAGCGTCCGGCAG GCTAGTTTGGAGGATTATGAAGAAACAGTAAAGAAGGCTAAAGAGGCATGGAAGGTCTGGGCTGAT ATCCCTGCACCTAAGCGTGGAGAAATAGTGCGACAGATTGGCGATGCCCTGAGACAAAAAATCAAAGTTCTAGGAAGCTTG GTCTCTCTGGAAATGGGAAAGATTTTTGTCGAGGGTGTTGGGGAAGTGCAGGAGTATGTTGATGTCTGTGACTATGCTGTTGGTTTGTCCCGAATGATTGGTGGACCTATTTTGCCTTCAGAAA GACCTGGCCATGCCCTTATAGAGCAGTGGAATCCTGTTGGGTTAGTAGGAATCATCACGGCCTTTAACTTCCCTGTAGCGGTTTACGGGTGGAACAGCGCAATTGCAATGATCTGTGGAAACGCTTGCCTCTG gaaGGGTGCTCCTACAACATCCCTCATTAGTGTTGCTGTTACAAA GATAATTGCCAAAGTCTTGGAGGATAACAAAGTGCCTGGAGCAATCTGTTCTCTGGTTTGTGGTGGAGCAGACATTGG GACAGCAATGGCAAGAGATGAGAGAATGGACCTGTTGTCCTTCACTGGCAGCACAAAAGTGGGCAAGCAGGTAGCGCTTATGGTTCAGGAGAGATTTG GTCGAAGTCTGCTGGAACTGGGAGGAAACAATGCCATTATTG taTTTGAAGATGCAGATCTGAACCTAGTCATCCCATCTGCTCTATTTGCTGCTGTGGGAACAGCGGGTCAGAGGTGCACGACTGCCAGGAGACTG TTCCTCCATGAAAGCATCCACGATGAGGTGGTGACAAAGCTTGCTAAGGCCTATGCCCAGGTCCGCATCGGTGATCCGTGGGATT ctgaCACTCTGTATGGGCCTCTTCATACCAAAGAAGCAGTGAAAATGTTCCTTGATGCAGTAGAACAAGCAAAACAACAGGGTGGCTCTGTGGTCTACGGTGGAAAG GTTATAAATCGCCCTGGAAACTATGTTGAACCAACCATTGTGACTGGCCTTCCTCATAATGCACCCATTGTCCACACTGAGACATTTGCCCCCATACTGTATGTGCTGAAATTTAAG gaggaagaggaggttttCGCATGGAATAATGAAGTAAAACAAGGTCTTTCCAGCAGTATCTTTACCAAGGATTTGGGAAGGATTTTCCGCTGGCTTGG GCCAAAGGGATCTGACTGTGGCATTGTGAATGTCAACATCCCAACCAGTGGGGCTGAGATTGGAGGTGCTTTTG GTGGTGAAAAGCACACTGGTGGGGGAAGAGAATCTGGAAGTGATTCATGGAAACTTTATATGAGACGGTCTACTTG CACAATCAATTACAGCAAGGATTTACCTTTGGCTCAAGGAATCAAGTTTCAGTAA